A genomic region of Plasmodium malariae genome assembly, chromosome: 14 contains the following coding sequences:
- the PmUG01_14084500 gene encoding thymidylate kinase, putative — MNTINTFSNSDKKKGKFIVFEGLDRSGKSTQSKLLVEHLKGKNVDVKHLYFPNRETVTGQIIANYLKMENNFPNETIHLLFSANRWERMNEIKNLLIKGVWVVCDRYAYSGVAYSCGALNLTKSWCMNPDQGLIKPDVVFYLDVSPTFAQNRSKYGEEIYEKVEVQKRIYENYKHFSNEDYWINIDATKKIDDIHNDIVQEIAKLKSFEEEYFKFLWS, encoded by the exons ATGAACACTATAAACACTTTTAGTAATAGTGacaaaaagaaaggaaagtTTATAGTCTTTGAAGGACTCGATAG atCAGGGAAATCTACGCAATCAAAGCTATTAGTTGAACACTTGAAAGGCAAAAATGTGGATGTTAAGCATTTGTATTTCCCAA aTAGGGAAACTGTAACTGGACAAATAATTGCTAATTATTTGAAGATGGAGAATAACTTTCCGAATGAAACTATTCACTTACTGTTCTCAGCGAACAGATGGGAACGAAt gaatgaaattaaaaatttactgATAAAAGGTGTCTGGGTTGTGTGTGACAGATATGCCTATTCTGGCGTGGCTTACTCCTGTGGTGCTCTG AATTTAACAAAAAGTTGGTGCATGAACCCTGATCAAGGTCTCATAAAACCAGATGTCGTTTTTTACCTGGATGTATCACCCACTTTTGCCCAAAATAGATCAAAATATG GCgaagaaatatatgaaaaggtTGAAGttcaaaaaagaatatacgAAAATTACAAACATTTTTCTAACGAAGATTACTGGATAAACATAGATGCTACCAAAAAAATTGAT GATATACACAATGACATAGTCCAAGAGATTGCTAAACTAAAGTCTTTCGAAGAAGAATATTTCAAGTTTTTGTGGTCGTAA
- the PmUG01_14084900 gene encoding tryptophan--tRNA ligase, putative codes for MRKGKNLILSFLLIIQINFCKNVTVGKKNERIALFLHKIVDIKKIKFNFRLKDSCTFLTGIKPSGSIHLGNYIGCLHPLINVEAKKKNTNYVSKNKENVVKLKKIILIADLHCLTDINNMFFLKQNVLDSVKVIISLIIDMYIKKKEYINIYINNIKLEKILTYFKSGLIDEAYLNKLLCSINVYESYSFLNYEKQKDDFDVVNNAHNIIQGKLFNDEKTKLSKKSLEEKNISGKYERTAKKNIFQKHYFYIFKQSDIQAHTSLYYLINSFTSINLLNDHIHIKSSGKNKSFALISYPNLMLADILLYEPKYLIVGLDQKKNVEIIKKISKKVNTYFPHTVILPNIFCPKFHIEVMNLDGQNKMSKNKDLSDNENINKIIYLFDEKDVIEKKIKKSKTDNYNILTYAKPNTKEINNLINIFLFFYYYKVKNVCAQTEKEKTNKRFQLFEDNLFLNEREHSLEKNHKTNFKPGTPENVESSNDNIKCLSYLKKKKDIYTIKNSSSKINEEKLFFKHNNVNPNINQETINNILSFYNNNYSNFKYELSQLIYDHFVVSKHFYNIFYSHDNLVDYILKRGKKCLSKRASKTFKKFKRRLNI; via the exons ATGAGAAAAGGGAAAAACCTAATTTTATCCTTCCTCTTGATTAttcaaattaatttttgtaaaaatgtcactgtaggaaaaaaaaatgaaaggatTGCTCTTTTTCTACATAAAATAgttgatattaaaaaaattaaatttaattttcgCTTAAAGGATAGCTGTACTTTTTTAACAGGCATCAAG CCTAGTGGGAGCATTCACTTGGGAAATTATATTGGTTGTTTACACCCTCTTATAAACGtagaagcaaaaaaaaaaaatacaaattatgtaagcaaaaataaggaaaatgtAGTAAagttaaagaaaataatattaattgcTGATCTACATTGTTTAACAGACATAAACAATATGTTTTTCTTGAAACAAAATGTTCTGGACTCTGTAAaagttattatttctttgaTAATAGACAtgtatataaagaaaaaagaatatataaatatttatataaataatataaaattagaaaaaattttaacttattttaAGAGTGGTCTCATAGATGAAGCATATCTAAACAAGCTATTATGTTCCATTAATGTATACGAATCTTATTCCTTTTTGAATTATGAGAAACAGAAGGATGATTTCGATGTAGTAAATAATGCCCACAACATTATTCAGggtaaattatttaatgatgaaaaaacaaaattaagtaaaaaaagtcttgaagaaaaaaatatcagTGGTAAATACGAAAGAACTGCCAAGAAGAATATTTTCCAAAAACATtatttctacatttttaaacAATCAGATATTCAAGCACATACATctctatattatttaataaattcttttaCGTCAATTAATTTACTGAATGaccatatacatataaagaGTAGTGGAAAGAACAAATCATTTGCCTTGATTTCTTATCCAAATTTAATGTTAGCAgatattttgctttatgaacctaaatatttaatagtaGGGTtagatcaaaaaaaaaatgtagaaataattaaaaaaatttccaaaaaagtaaataccTATTTTCCACATACTGTAATCCTACCAAATATTTTCTGCCCAAAATTTCACATAGAAGTAATGAACTTGGATGGTCAGAATAAAATGAGCAAAAATAAAGACCTCTcagataatgaaaatataaataaaattatttatctatttgaTGAAAAGGATGtaatagaaaagaaaattaagaaaagtAAAACAGATAATTACAACATTTTAACTTATGCAAAACCAAATACaaaggaaataaataatctcattaatatttttcttttcttctactattataaagttaaaaatgTTTGTGCACAAacggaaaaagaaaaaaccaACAAACGTTTTCAACTATTCGAAGATAATCTCTTTTTAAATGAAAGAGAGCACAGTCTAGAGAAAAAtcataaaacaaattttaaacCGGGCACACCTGAAAATGTTGAAAGTTCAAATGATAACATTAAATGTCTTagttacttaaaaaaaaaaaaagacatttatacaataaaaaacagttcaagcaaaataaatgaagaaaaattattttttaagcataataatgtaaatccAAATATTAACCAAGaaactataaataatattttatccttttataaCAACaattattctaattttaaataCGAATTATCTCAACTAATTTACGACCATTTTGTGGTGtcaaaacatttttataatatcttttattCTCATGATAATTTAGTGGATTATATCTtaaaaagggggaaaaaatGTTTATCAAAGAGAGCATCCAAAACTTTTAAA aaattcAAAAGAAGGctgaatatttaa
- the PmUG01_14084600 gene encoding conserved Plasmodium protein, unknown function encodes MMGVIKKNIASHSCDKKFFTTVLKNKINYSNKYKHFLGCNDDISLDTLSSKYIKVFNVNNYNFIIYGILHGQINERSCSGKDCSELLKNIKTDYVLFELCEQRLKRIFNIILSKKEKQKCYYNNNYSRLTYLPRIHNGFLQNEFIPVVEECVQKQLTFFLFDRNINTIKNRLDSMLLYDTKAYRKFFTYCIESISLRNYSYDKFTKLFKVYFSSVDKEKNVYDEMKGVFPMQYKHNLKDKREDHTKNLANNKHNENSNTKEEDVKQGSNRSEENTHINTYENFECLKKLNAIKILNERLLLLSKPTYEVLVEEKYKYAANNIWCFLLNNEANFFENKCKKRILVICSINILENLTQELQTTYHSLCKRYNNNKNNANSSNKIPEQLMFENPYSSYNFYVKPHWPLIFIKYYFVPYLILYIALSTFYSFCSWIYRSNFQKSSSFSHKIVDIQV; translated from the coding sequence atgatgggggttattaaaaaaaatatagcttCACACTCATGTGACAAGAAATTCTTTACTACTGtccttaaaaataaaataaattattctaataaatacaaacatTTTCTAGGTTGTAATGATGACATTTCTCTTGATACTTTGTCATCAAAGTATATTAAAGTATTcaatgttaataattataatttcattatttatggCATTTTGCATGGTCAGATAAATGAAAGAAGTTGTAGCGGTAAGGATTGTTCTgaattacttaaaaatataaaaactgattatgtattatttgaattatgTGAACAAagattaaaaagaatatttaatattattctttcaaaaaaggaaaaacaaaagtgttattataataataactatTCGAGATTAACCTATTTGCCAAGAATACATAACGGGTTTTTACAAAACGAGTTCATACCTGTAGTTGAAGAATGCGTACAAAAGcaattaacattttttttatttgacaGAAACATcaatactataaaaaataggcTAGATTCGATGCTTCTGTATGATACAAAAGCGTATAGAAAATTCTTTACCTACTGTATAGAGTCTATATCTCTACGAAATTACTCATATGATAAGTTTACAAAATTGTTTAAGGTGTATTTTTCCAGTGTggataaagagaaaaatgtatatgaTGAAATGAAGGGGGTTTTTCCCATGCAATATAAGCATAActtaaaagataaaagagAAGACCATACTAAGAATTTGGCTAATAATAAGCACAATGAAAACAGCAATACGAAAGAAGAAGATGTTAAACAAGGTAGCAATCGATCGGAGGAGAATACTcatataaacacatatgAAAATTTCGAGTGTCTGAAAAAATTGAACgccataaaaattttgaatgaACGACTACTACTCCTTTCGAAACCTACATATGAAGTACTCGTggaagaaaaatacaaatatgctGCAAATAACATTTGGTGCTtccttttaaataatgaagcaaacttttttgaaaataaatgtaaaaaaagaattcttgttatatgtagtataaatatacttgAAAATTTAACGCAAGAATTACAAACAACATATCATAGTTTATGTAAAagatataacaataataaaaataacgctaatagtagtaataaaatTCCAGAACAGTTAATGTTCGAAAATCCTTACAGctcttataatttttatgtgaaACCACACTGGCCtctaatatttataaaatattattttgttcctTATCTCATTTTGTATATTGCTTTAAGCacattttattctttttgttcATGGATTTATCGTTcgaattttcaaaaaagttCATCATTTTCTCATAAAATTGTAGACATACAAGTTTAA
- the PmUG01_14084800 gene encoding conserved Plasmodium protein, unknown function, which yields MKRERNKLLNESKGKRKKKDKITGTGINEKKGDTFNPQLSARELKKIQYYENMFKKMEKQKEENGNERENKNKKKSSHVRKTKKEDTANNKKEFDENKVVYEHIIKDAKNEDVHSSKEEYENLEMNEQKYQKLSRKKVNANDNTDEDFTPKNSTKKEYTIDENVRVCNSIDKKNTNDNILNNKELIIRIKKENLSKEKWKNYKINEGSKNGTNQNKNVINCSLFNSDSENETDKLGEVNKKYQDDEDNIFYSTIEGLNNYTAKSRSNDSDYDRNNNKIIEIIKGKKKFKCTNNNLLQINSEKGYVSDGKINYNSSQNEIRLKTNEKKYSGKEKKNVLKIKRSFSVNSNINEYFLDITPIILKSGYDSNSSENGVECNDNLNLYSFENKKKNVLNLLTGNVEGKEKLTYANKCIKSDIVKNKICYYNYNTQSKNKTNEWNFLNNDTKEIIEDNDNFDLYLNHKEYIDENINTKSRSTQYFNEEVIRIKKPFGGKTFNIKSASDSNNITYVNKKYDINCCINKYLSNMRYTNLKKLKKVNKANLNLYVKSCTDFLSFGKCDSAILSLKKFQNALQQEREGLQ from the coding sequence atgaagCGCGAAAGAAACAAGCTATTAAATGAAAgcaaaggaaaaaggaaaaaaaaagataagatAACAGGAACAGGAatcaatgaaaaaaaaggagatacATTTAACCCTCAGCTTAGTGCGAGGGAGTTGAAGAAAATACAGTACTACGAAAATATGTTTAAGAAAATGGAGAAGCAAAAGGAGGAGAATGGTAATGAAAGGgagaataaaaacaaaaaaaaaagtagtcATGTgagaaaaacgaaaaaggaagatacagcaaataataaaaaggaatttgATGAAAACAAAGTGGTATATGAGCATATAATTAAGGAtgcaaaaaatgaagatgTCCATAGTAGTAAAGaggaatatgaaaatttagaAATGAATGAGCAAAAATATCAGAAGCTTTCCCGAAAAAAAGTGAATGCTAATGATAATACGGATGAAGATTTTACACCTAAAAATTCTACAAAAAAAGAGTATACTATTGATGAAAATGTAAGAGTATGTAATTCgattgataaaaaaaatacaaacgataatatattgaataataaagagttaattattagaattaaaaaggagaatttaagtaaagaaaaatggaaaaattataaaataaatgagggtagtaaaaatggaacaaatcaaaacaaaaatgttataaattgTAGCTTGTTTAATAGTGATAGCGAAAATGAAACAGATAAATTAGgagaagtaaataaaaaatatcaagaTGATGaggataatatattttatagcaCCATTGAAGGGTTAAACAATTACACTGCTAAAAGTAGAAGCAACGATAGTGATTAtgatagaaataataataaaatcatagaaataataaaaggaaaaaagaaattcaaatgtacaaataataatttgttgCAAATAAATTCTGAAAAGGGGTACGTATCAGATggtaaaattaattacaacAGTTcacaaaatgaaataagaCTTAAAACAAATGAGAAGAAATATTCaggtaaagaaaaaaaaaatgtattaaaaataaagagaagtTTTTCAGTAAAttctaatataaatgaatacttTCTTGATATTACCCCAATTATATTGAAATCCGGTTACGATTCTAATAGTTCCGAAAATGGGGTTGAATGTAATGACAACCTTAATTTGTATAGTTTtgaaaataagaagaaaaatgtattaaatttGTTAACAGGTAATGTTGaaggaaaggaaaaattaacttatgctaataaatgtataaaaagtgacatagtgaaaaataaaatttgttacTACAATTATAATACGCAAAGcaagaataaaacaaatgaatGGAATTTCCTGAATAATGATACAAAGGAGATAATCGaagataatgataatttcGATTTGTACTTAAATCACAAAGAATATAtagatgaaaatataaatacgaAATCAAGGAGTACccaatattttaatgaagaagttataagaataaaaaaaccCTTTGGTGGTAAAACTTTTAACATAAAGTCAGCTAGCGATAGTAATAACATTACctatgttaataaaaaatatgatattaattgttgcataaacaaatatttaagtaatatGAGGTATactaatttgaaaaaattaaaaaaagtaaataaggCGAATTTAAATCTATATGTGAAAAGTTGCACAGATTTTTTAAGCTTCGGTAAGTGTGATAGTGCAATTCTATCCCtgaaaaaatttcaaaatgcGTTACAGCAGGAGAGGGAGGGATTGCAATGa
- the DRS1 gene encoding ATP-dependent RNA helicase DRS1, putative translates to MKKGKAQGNEEADGENIIKCEEGISKNGQVDNNGESNKNKKGDIKRKDKNKIEDIDEGGTNAQSSGLIDKDTLWSDLYISRPFLKALYELKFNNPTFIQKDVIPLALEGKSILANSETGSGKTLAFVLPILERLLHSPSVKMRKGSKKNISITKGLILLPTRELALQCYDVIKSLTKYVLITHSLFCGGIDTKQQEYEYKKKKDIFVCTPGRILDLLLNSSNDFINFLEIVVFDEADKLLELGFKEECLKILDVCKFKKQILFFSATLTKDIKELANFSSKNPIYIQSENRRISASCGSKEEIEGSISTPVIKRNSKSAFKTFKISEKLKQEFVDIREERYRKAVLLHLCSNVYKKNAIIFFKTKWETHVMFLTLTLLKFKCAELHGALNQKKRIESILKFKKEEVDFLLCTDLASRGLDIEHIRYVINYNLPTNVVKYIHRIGRTARLGKDGTASTLYLHNERMDIKKILKGLRKSENSKIFKRSISNDNILRWGKLLEKNKEKLNEILEQEKADKELEKSTKAIEKIKNFIEFQDEILNRPAKKWFLTNKERFNLKKLNAKSDSLSLCNYSNNNKEKNLLNNSDNNAATSVRSNNVREKGKRRNNSKNNRSNKSSEEQEEKRKLNSYRSIIRDLKLNILTNNKSKLTRGNSDYAKIVKRGRGKSSSSASSKDNKNFNVPPRKKKKKN, encoded by the coding sequence atgaaaaaaggaaaagcgCAGGGAAATGAAGAGGCAGATGgggaaaatataataaaatgcgAAGAAggaatttcaaaaaatggcCAAGTTGACAACAACGGTGAGAGTAACAAGAACAAAAAAGGGGATATCAAGAGAAAGGACAAGAATAAAATTGAGGACATCGACGAAGGAGGTACAAACGCACAAAGCAGCGGCTTAATTGACAAGGACACACTGTGGAGCGATTTATACATTTCAAGACCGTTCTTAAAAGCATTATATGAGCTAAAATTTAATAACCCTACTTTTATTCAAAAAGATGTTATACCATTAGCATTAGAAGGAAAAAGCATTCTAGCTAATTCAGAAACTGGTTCAGGAAAAACACTTGCTTTTGTTTTACCAATATTAGAAAGACTATTACATAGTCCGAGtgtaaaaatgagaaaaggaagtaaaaaaaatattagtataACTAAAGGGTTAATTCTATTACCAACGAGAGAACTAGCATTACAGTGTTATGATGTTATTAAAAgtttaacaaaatatgttttaataacCCATTCCCTTTTTTGTGGAGGAATAGATACTAAACAACAggaatatgaatataaaaagaagaaggaTATTTTTGTTTGTACCCCAGGTAGAATTTtagatttattattaaattcttctaatgattttattaactttttagAAATTGTAGTTTTTGATGAAGCAGACAAATTACTAGAGCTAGGTTTTAAGGAAGAATGCTTAAAGATATTAGATGTTTGTAAGTTTAagaaacaaattttattcttttcagCAACTTTAACAAAGGATATTAAGGAGCTAGctaatttttcttcaaaaaaCCCGATATATATTCAAAGTGAAAATAGGAGAATAAGTGCAAGTTGTGGTAGTAAGGAAGAAATAGAGGGAAGCATTAGTACTCCTGTTATCAAACGTAATTCTAAGAGTGCCtttaaaacttttaaaatttcagaAAAGTTAAAGCAAGAGTTTGTAGATATTCGTGAGGAAAGATATAGGAAAGCCGTGTTATTACATTTGTGTAgtaatgtttataaaaaaaatgcaataattttttttaagaccAAATGGGAAACTCATGTAATGTTTTTAACACTTACGCttcttaaatttaaatgtgCCGAATTGCATGGGGCACtgaatcaaaaaaaaagaattgagTCAATTTTAAAGTTTAAAAAAGAGGAAGtagattttttattatgcacCGATCTAGCTTCAAGAGGGTTAGACATTGAACATATTCGTTatgttattaattataacttGCCAACGAATGTTGTtaagtatatacatagaATTGGAAGAACTGCAAGATTAGGCAAGGATGGAACTGCCAGTACATTATACTTACATAATGAAAGAATGgatattaaaaagatattaaaagGACTAAGGAAAAGcgaaaattcaaaaatatttaagagGAGTATTTCCAATGATAACATTTTACGTTGGGGCAAATTACTTGAAAagaataaggaaaaattaaatgaaatattagaACAAGAAAAAGCAGATaaagaattagaaaaatCTACAAAAgcaattgaaaaaataaaaaattttatagaatTTCAGGACGAGATATTGAATAGACCTGCAAAAAAATGGTTTTTAACTAATAAAGAAAggtttaatttaaaaaaattaaacgcAAAAAGTGattcattatcattatgtAATTATTCCAATAATAACAAAGAAAAGAATTTACTGAATAATAGTGACAACAATGCTGCTACAAGTGTACGTTCAAATAATGTGcgagaaaaaggaaaaagaagaaataatagtaaaaataatagaagtaATAAAAGTAGTGAAGAACAGGAGGAAAAGAGGAAACTAAATAGTTATCGTTCTATTATAAGAGACCTAAAGTTGAACATTCTTAcgaataataaaagtaagtTAACTAGGGGCAATTCAGATTATGCAAAAATAGTTAAAAGAGGAAGGGGCAAAAGTAGTAGTAGTGCTAGTAgtaaagataataaaaattttaatgtacccccaagaaagaaaaaaaaaaaaaattaa